A single region of the Tursiops truncatus isolate mTurTru1 chromosome 18, mTurTru1.mat.Y, whole genome shotgun sequence genome encodes:
- the KL gene encoding klotho: protein MPAHVPPRRPRLRTPPLLLLLLALGGRRLRAEPGDGAQTWARFARPPAPGAAGLFHDTFPDGFHWAVGSAAYQTEGGWRQHGKGASIWDTFTHRPPAPPGDAPVAGLPSGAPSLSPPATGDVASDGYNNVFRDTEGLRELGVTHYRFSISWARVFPNGSAGAPNREGLRYYRRLLERLRELGVQPVVTLYHWDLPQRLQDAYGGWANRALADHFRDYAELCFRHFGGQVKYWITIDNPYVVAWHGYATGRLAPGVQGSPRLGYLVAHNLLLAHAKIWHLYNTSFRPTQGGQVSIALSSHWISPRRMTEHSIKECQKSLDFVLGWFAKPVFIDGDYPESMKNNLSSLLPDFTESEKKFIKGTADFFALSFGPTLSFQLLDPQMKFRQLESPSLRQLLSWIDLEYNHPQIFIVENGWFVSGTTKRDDAKYMYYLKKFIMETLKAIRLDGVDVIGYTAWSLMDGFEWHRGYSIRRGLFYVDFLSQDKKLLPKSSALFYQKLIEKNGFPPLPENQPLEGTFPCDFAWGIVDNYIQVDTTLSQFTDPNVYLWDVHHSKRLIKVDGVVTKKRKSYCVDFAAIRPQIALLREMHVSHFHFSLDWALILPLGNQSQVNRTVLRYYRCMASELVRANITPVVALWRPAAPHQGLPPPLARHGAWENPHTALAFAEYASLCFRDLGHHVKFWITMNEPSTRNMTYIAGHHLLKAHALAWRVYDEKFRRSQKGRISIALQADWIEPACPLSPEDQEVAERVLQFDIGWLAEPIFGSGDYPRVMRDWLNQRNNFLLPYFTDEEKKLIRGSFDFLALSHYTTILVDWEKEDPVKYNDYLAVQEMTDITWLNSPSQVAVVPWGLRKVLNWLKSKYGDLPMYIISNGIDDDPHAAEDNLRVYYMKNYINEALKAYVLDGINLCGYFAYSFNDHTAPKFGLYRYAANQFEPKPSMKHYRKIIDNNGFPGPKTLGRFCPEEFTLCTECSFFHTRKSLLAFIAFLFFAFIISLSLIFYYSKRGRRSYK from the exons ATGCCCGCCCACGTCCCACCGCGCCGCCCGCGTCTGCGGACGccaccgctgctgctgctgctgttggcCCTGGGCGGCCGCCGCCTGCGCGCTGAGCCCGGCGACGGCGCGCAGACCTGGGCCCGCTTCGCGCGCCCTCCGGCCCCGGGTGCCGCGGGGCTCTTCCACGACACCTTCCCCGACGGCTTCCACTGGGCCGTGGGCAGCGCCGCCTACCAGACGGAGGGCGGCTGGCGGCAGCACGGCAAGGGTGCGTCCATCTGGGACACGTTCACCCACCGCCCTCCGGCGCCTCCAGGCGACGCCCCGGTAGCCGGCCTGCCGTCGGGCGCCCCGTCGCTGTCCCCGCCCGCCACCGGGGACGTGGCCAGCGACGGTTACAACAATGTCTTCCGCGACACGGAGGGGCTGCGCGAGCTCGGGGTCACCCACTACCGCTTCTCCATCTCGTGGGCGCGGGTGTTCCCCAATGGCAGCGCCGGCGCCCCCAACCGGGAGGGGCTGCGCTACTACCGGCGTCTGCTGGAGCGGCTGCGGGAGCTGGGCGTGCAGCCCGTGGTCACCCTGTACCACTGGGACCTGCCCCAGCGCCTGCAGGACGCCTATGGCGGCTGGGCCAACCGCGCCCTAGCGGACCACTTCAGGGATTACGCCGAGCTTTGCTTCCGCCACTTCGGCGGCCAGGTCAAGTACTGGATCACCATCGACAACCCCTACGTGGTGGCCTGGCACGGCTACGCCACCGGGCGCCTGGCCCCCGGCGTCCAGGGCAGCCCGCGGCTCGGGTACCTGGTGGCGCACAACCTCCTTCTG GCTCACGCCAAGATCTGGCATCTCTACAATACTTCTTTCCGCCCCACTCAGGGAGGCCAGGTGTCCATTGCCCTGAGCTCCCACTGGATCAGTCCTCGAAGGATGACTGAACATAGCATCAAAGAATGTCAGAAATCTCTTGACTTTGTCCTAGGCTGGTTTGCCAAACCCGTATTTATTGATGGGGACTATCCTGAGAGCATGAAGAATAACCTTTCATCTCTTCTGCCTGATTTTACTGAATCTGAGAAAAAGTTCATCAAGGGAACAGCCGACTTTTTTGCTCTTTCCTTTGGACCAACCTTGAGTTTTCAACTGTTGGACCCTCAGATGAAGTTCCGTCAGTTGGAATCTCCCAGCCTGAGGCAACTCCTTTCCTGGATCGACCTTGAGTATAACCaccctcaaatatttattgtggaaAATGGCTGGTTTGTTTCAGGGACCACCAAGAGAGATGATGCCAAATATATGTATTACCTCAAAAAATTCATAATGGAAACCTTAAAAG CCATCAGGCTGGACGGGGTGGATGTCATCGGGTACACCGCGTGGTCCCTCATGGATGGCTTCGAGTGGCACAGAGGCTACAGCATCAGACGTGGACTCTTCTACGTCGACTTTCTAAGCCAGGATAAGAAGTTGTTGCCGAAGTCTTCAGCCTTGTTCTACCAGAAGCTGATAGAGAAAAATGGCTTCCCTCCTTTACCTGAAAATCAACCCCTAGAAGGGACATTTCCCTGTGACTTTGCTTGGGGAATTGTTGACAACTACATTCAA GTGGACACCACTCTGTCTCAGTTTACCGACCCCAACGTTTACCTGTGGGATGTCCACCACAGTAAAAGGCTTATTAAGGTGGACGGGGTTGTGACCAAGAAGAGGAAATCCTACTGCGTTGACTTCGCCGCCATCCGGCCCCAGATCGCCTTACTCCGGGAAATGCACGTGTCGCATTTCCACTTTTCCCTGGACTGGGCGCTGATCCTGCCGCTGGGGAACCAGTCCCAGGTCAACCGCACGGTCCTGCGCTACTATCGCTGCATGGCCAGTGAGCTCGTGCGCGCCAACATCACGCCGGTGGTGGCCCTGTGGCGCCCCGCGGCCCCGCACCAGGGGCTGCCGCCACCCCTGGCCCGGCACGGCGCCTGGGAGAACCCTCATACCGCCCTGGCTTTTGCAGAGTACGCCAGCCTGTGCTTTCGAGACCTCGGCCACCACGTCAAGTTCTGGATCACCATGAACGAGCCGTCCACGCGGAACATGACGTATATCGCGGGGCACCACCTCCTGAAGGCCCACGCGTTGGCCTGGCGCGTGTACGATGAGAAGTTTAGGCGCTCTCAGAAGGGTAGAATATCCATAGCCCTGCAGGCGGATTGGATAGAACCGGCCTGCCCTCTCTCCCCGGAAGACCAAGAAGTGGCCGAGCGGGTTTTGCAATTTGACATTGGCTGGCTGGCCGAGCCCATTTTCGGCTCCGGGGATTATCCACGCGTGATGAGGGACTGGCTGAACCAGAGGAACAATTTCCTCCTGCCTTATTTCACTGACGAGGAAAAAAAGCTAATCCGGGGTTCCTTTGACTTTTTGGCTTTAAGCCATTACACCACCATCCTTGTAGACTGGGAAAAAGAAGATCCAGTAAAATATAATGATTACCTGGCGGTGCAAGAAATGACTGACATCACCTGGCTCAACTCCCCAAGTCAGGTGGCCGTGGTGCCCTGGGGGTTACGCAAGGTACTGAATTGGCTGAAGTCCAAGTACGGAGACCTCCCCATGTATATAATCTCCAACGGCATCGACGATGATCCGCACGCAGCCGAAGACAATCTGAGGGTGTATTACATGAAGAATTACATAAACGAAGCTCTGAAAG cCTATGTATTGGATGGTATCAATCTTTGTGGATACTTTGCTTATTCATTTAATGATCACACAGCTCCGAAGTTTGGCCTGTATCGTTATGCTGCAAATCAGTTTGAGCCCAAACCATCCATGAAACATTACAGGAAAATTATTGACAACAATGGCTTCCCAGGTCCCAAAACCCTGGGAAGATTTTGTCCAGAAGAATTCACCCTGTGTACAGAGTGCAGCTTTTTTCATACCCGAAAGTCTTTACTGGCTTTCatagcttttctattttttgcttttattatttctctttctcttattttttactACTCTAAGAGAGGCAGAAGAAGTTACAAATAg